ACCGTTATCTTTAACAATAATACTGATGTcgtaagctatagtaatagctCTTCTGACTTGGACTCGGAAATGCTCAAGTTGTTACCCGTGGTAATAGGGATAGGGTCAAAAAAGAGTCAGAGCTCATTTTACAGCACATTAGTAGATTAGTTTTTATAGCctcagctgatgtaaaatttaATACTGATTTAATTTTGTATCAAATGCTTTTTCACATAACTTGTGGTTGAAAAGTTATGACAACTTATATGTGCCATTGTAAAATGGGGCCTGTTAGGTTTCACCACATATTTAACTATGTTCagtaaaaaagttaatttgGCCACGAAAGAGTTGAGGCTGTATTTTGTGTAACGATTCTATTTGTTGTTACCACTCATTCTAGCCAATTATGAAAGTCTCGCAACGGCCTCCCAAACGACCAGAAAAGCCGCTTTCATTGCTGAGCTCTGAGGAAGAACCACCCGAGACTCCGCCTCCTCGACTTCCCGTGAGGACAGTGACACCACCTACACAATTTTCACATAGGTATGTTGCTGAGGTACAAAATCTGACATCGGAACTCGTCAGATTTTAGCCCAGAGTTGTTGgacatttaaataaaaacatggtTTTTCAAACTAGTTAGGTTTAATTTGATATTTAGACTATTAAAAAGTGTAGTTTCAAGATATCTGGTTAGATTTACTCAGTTGTGCAGGTTGTTATGGTAATCTACTAAAGACTTGGGAGTTGAGAGCTGCTCCGTAGAGTGTGCGAAGCTGACAACAATAAATCTTAATAAATTTTGCTCATCATTCGTAGTTTCTGTAAGTAAAAATGACATTCGCTATCAAGTAAGTttttctattttcagttatagGCCTATTGACAATCTTGAGGAGTCTGAATCATGATCCTGCCACAAATTTTCAAATGAGTTTTTGAATAAAGGTTGTAGCGCTTAAGGTGCCTTCTTTAATCCATTAACTAAATGAGCATCTTGAGATGTCCCTAGGAAGGCTGAGATTCGAAAAATGAGAATGTAGTTAGAGCGACTGCAGCATTTGCAGCTGTAATAATGAAAAGGTGTCAAGTAGCACTGGATGTGGGGAACAACTTCCTCTAGGCAGCTCGCCAATGCCAGGCTGTCAGTCTTTGAGTAGAGTAGAACTCCAAGTATACCAAACCTAGTATAATTCCATGTTACTAGTGAATGTCAACCATCACAGCTAGTACAAACAGAAGGAAAGGAAGTTGAGCTCGCTATTACTGAGAAGAAATGTTCCAACATTTCAATGAGTCGTCCTAAGAAACATTTATTGaacattaaaattgtttttttgccCTTTCATTGGTAATTACCACATTAGTCTGGTGTATTCAGGCCATGGCAGTCATTTTGGATGAAGCAGGTTCTGTGTTACTAATATCAAGTGCATTTGCTACACACGTAGGTATGTACGTACTCGGCTAGATTTATTTCTGCTTAAATAAGAGTCATCTTCATTGTGATAAGATTGTTGTGCACTGTTGGGCGAGATTGCTTTTCAACCACGATTTGGAGTTGCCCAACACTTTTGTGCTTTTGTTGCAGCGACACAAAAAGATGTCTGGGCATCCGTCTGCCGTATTCTATTTTGTACAGGGAGGATGTATAATTATTTGTCAAGGGCTTAGAGAGTTCTGTTTCTGTAAATTTGTGAATTATAAACAATCTGTTCTAAATACACGTTTGCTTGTAAAACTCTGAATGATGTATATCGCTTAGCTAGGTTGATAGAAAATTGATCATTGAATAGTCATAGAGcttcaataaattaaaattttcatcgACTAAATATACAAGATTACGGCACAAATGCTTTTGTGTAAGTCGCTAAATTGAAAAAGTAGGTAAGAATACGGTTGCAACCGTATTAATTGGTTGAATAAGTTGGATTTGGTTATTTCCATTAATAAATCTCAAACGTCTTGCTTAAATATGTCACTGAGTAACATTATGTCTATAATTTCCACAAACCAATATTAGTTATTACCAACTGctctaaaaatttattttagtagACTTCTCAGCACACACTCCGTGGATGCGGAACCACAGCCTATCACCCCTCTTCTGCCACCCAGGTAATTGCAGAGCCTTTGCTATTCTTTGAAACCTGTTATTAAACTAGCCCAGTCTCATTACCGGTGTCTTTCTATAGGAGTAGAAATCCATGGTGGGAGGTTTTGCTGTCTCGTACATCAGTGAAAATCTGTTTGAGAATAGGCAGTTTTTATACAAGTGTCATCCTCTACATGTTACTAGGGAGTCGACTCAACTTGTCTCCCAACAAGTGTCAGCAGGTATCAATAAGCTGGTAGACTATTGATTGACACATTCATACTGCTTGCGTTTTCTATCGTGAAGTGTGTCTCAACGGTCTTCCTAAAGTGTTGTATACTTCTGATGGAGGCCCTATACTGCTCCATAGGACACTCGTTAAGTTGTACAGCATGAGATCCGGTGAAGCACAAGGAAATTTGCTGTCCGCTGATTATGTCacattttggttaaaaatgggGCACAAGTTGATACAGTCGATAATGTCTTCATTCATAGATTCATATCAACACTTATAGATTTGCCTATCTTGGTCTGTCCTTTGCAGGATTGGTTGCAATATGCTGAAAACTACCTATATTATTGCTGAGCATGCAATACTTCATTTATGCAAATATAGGAAAGCATTAAAGCTGTTTGTCTCTAGTACATATAAATCTTGTGAAAATGCTTGTACTAATGTATTGATTGATCTGAACTGTCAATGATCTGTCTTACACTGGTCAATGCTGTTCAAGTAATTGAGAGCATGGGACAAAAAAAATTGTCAagtaaaattaatttataaatCAAATCTTCAACTAATATTAGACAATGCTGACTTTTGAGTTGGCGCTATATATTATTGCTTATATTGAAAGACAGCGGCCCACATTAGACTCGAATTCCGTAACAGTGTGTattcataaaattattgatgataaaattatagtttttatgATGAATATTAGGTTATCTTATGAAGAAGCTCCGTCCATAAGGAGCTTCTTCATAAGCCTCGGACAACCGAAAATGATACAGTAATAATGGGTTGTTCCCAGCATTCAATATTTAGTGAATACGCACCCATAATGGTAGGACTGCTTTTGTCATTGACCTGCACACAGCTCATTTGCAAGCATGATGAAGGATTATAATTGTTTCGCAAGGACATTATTCTTAATTAAGAAAAAGTTATCTACCGTAATGATATTCATAAAAGGAGTACTTTGCCACCAGTCAAACACCCTTTAGACTCAAGTCGCTATGTggttatctacatgtaggtatacGCTCATTACTATATGATATGTATTGTATGCTTATATGAGACATGTTGTGTGCTTGTGTGAAACATGTCATGTGTTCGTGTGAGACATGTCATATGCTTATATGAGACATATTGTGTGCTCGTTTGAAACATGTCATGTGCTCGTATGAGACGTCATGTATTCGTATGAGACATGTCGTATGCTTATATGAAACATATTGTGTGCTCGTGTGAGACATGTTGTGTGCTCGTGTGATACATGTCGTGTGCTCCTGTGGGACATCTCGTGTGCTTGTGTGAGACATGTGTGCTCATATGAAACATGCTACGTGCTCGTAAGAGACATGTATGCTCAAATGATACGTATTCATCAAAGTGTTGAAGATACCTCAGCTGGGGTGCCAGTAATATACCGATGACTCTTTTACTACCAGGCTTGTCAGCAATCTCAATTCACACCCGGTACAAAGGAGCTTGTCTACTATGGCAGCAAGTTCTGCAGTGGCAGCACATAAACCCCGACAGGTGCTCATCATAAAACAGGATAGGTCGAGCTTAAGCCGAGCAGCTTCACAGCAGGTAATTTGTTCATCACATTTACTTACAGTGCTTTTCGTCAGGAACATCACACAGGAGATTTGATTCAAATGGTATCTTTTGAACATGGTCACATATTTACCTTTGTTGTCTCTGTCAACAGACTCGGCATCTGGTCTATATGTGTAACCATAGACCGGATCGTCGATTGAATAATGACTCTTAAATTGAGTGAAAGTTGAGTTCATTTGTGAACTAGTGTGTTCCCTTGTTTTGTATGGTTTACGGTTTACGCGGAGTGATGAAGGGTGCAACACATTTGAGGTTTCATCTACAAATGTCTCAAGCAAATAAATAACCCATGGAGTTGAGCTTGGAAAGCCAATTTGTGTGATAGGAGCTTGCCGATATTTGCATGAGTCAAACTTTTTGCGttgttattttgtattaattaCGTTTGAGTTATCGTGTCCCTGAATGCAAATGCTTTGCCACAAACACGTTTAGAGCTGCAGATAAAGTCAAAGGAATTGATTTCTCAATTTAAAAAGCGTTAAGCTGGTAGTTGAAGAGAAAGAAAACTTTTGATGTGGTTTCAATTCGATGTGACAAACAGAAAGCAGGTCTTTAAAGGAATACCTATGACTGTTTGATTCTTCAACCGTATTATGAAGCCATCTTTGCACCACTTGAGAAACAAAGGTGTTCACTCAGGAGTTGTTATAAAATTGACCTTACCTAGTACCTAGTATGTTTTACTTCAGCTGTTGCTGTACCTTTAAAAActcatgtatattattatgttaaaagTCGGTATTTCACCAGTGTCAATGGGAAAGGATCTTCTATACTTGGCAGTGTGTTATGTAGGTTGGACTGAAGCGCATGCTTCAACCGGGCCATTAGTCGTTGATCACTTGTATTCATTAGTTATTTTGGCATATCATATGTCGGCTGTTGTATGTGACAAAGTTTAAAGGGAATGTTCTGTCACTTCCTGTCCGTCACGCACTCTTACCTATCAATTGAAAGTCGTAAATGCATATTACCcttatcattattatttgtCTGCAGCAGGCGATGGCAAGCACCGTTGCCCGGCTGCAAGGAAAGTACAGCGATTATAGGGACTATGAGTTAACACCCCTTCCTAAGCGAGAGATCAGAGATGCTTGCGTAGGAGCAAGCTGTGACAGCTCTAGTAGCGCGGCAAGCTCGATGTGTGCTAATGACTCGGTGCCACTCAATACTAAGCCTATTCCTCTCCCAACCAAGGGTAAACAACTTCAGAACCCTTCTTGTGCAAAGGGTAAAGAAATGCCCTGCAGAGAAAAGCTCTTGTGTGAGGTCTGTGATGAACGCTTCTatgaaagtgaaaatgtaaaggGGGCATGTCGCCAGCGGCGAGGGGATAGCGACAGATTGACAGAGGCATGCACATGTACGCCTGCTCTCAATTGTTGTCTACGAAAATGTACTGCAGACTCTAATGGCCGGTACAGTCCTGCTTGGCAGTCAGTAAAAGTGGTCGAGGGTAGAAAATGTCGTCGGCGAACTTTATTTGTACTTCTGGCAATTATCTTTCCTTGTATTTTGTGCTATAAACCTTGTCAGCAGTGTAACAAAAGGGGCAAAAAAAGAAACTGCTGGGGAGCGAAACACATACCTGTGAGAAGCAAGGAAAGTCTTACATAACCAACCCCGTTTGCTTCTTGTGGAAGCGTTGCATCTGCATCAAccacttttcaatatttatcTTTTAACTTAATGTGTAATGCTTCATTCACTCTGTATTCTTCCTACCAAATAGTCTTTTATAGCGAAACATGCATTATTATTATCTGACTTTTATATTTCTGGTACTAAGCTACCTTTTTGCAATGTATGTTGTGCTAACAGATCATGACATCGTCAGCAACTGCTGCGTGTGTAATTCATAACAATTATGTGAAGGTAATTGAGAGCTATTCTCTCTCGGTTCTGTTGATAAATCTcagtcaaattacatgtatttaggaTGGATGTCCTATATTCAGAGTTGCTCTCTCCTACCTCAACTAGATTTTCTGTAACCCCCGATGTCATAATTATCTGACTACTGCACAGTATTACTTAGGCTATTCATTGCGTAGataaacacattttattatataaatacagaTACAtgttcagttttatttctatggtCTGCGAGGCGAAGCCAAGTTGAATTTTAACCATGTTATGATCTTCATACCTACATCGTGTACATACTGAGGCTGTTTGATACACTTTTCTAGTGAAGATTAATGTATAAATTAATCTTATATTACTTGTGGTAATTATTATGCAGCCCTTTGtgcaataaattttaattatttctatttggtcactatGTTTCTTGATTGAATAACATGTCATAATTGATAATTCAACTATGTACATCGTTTATTATAAGCTCTGTGTCATTACACTTATCTTTATGACAAAGCAAATAATGTCCGATATTTTCCTTGCTTGTAGATGAATTTTCTTTAAACCACATTCTGTTTGTTTCATGTCCAAAATCAATCAAACTAGACTTTGGTCAATAATGCTTTGAAGATAGCGATGCATGAATACATTGAAGCATTTTAAATCGATCATCATGTCAGTCATGCGGGCGGGCGGAAGTCTCGTTTGGCTGTCAAGTTGGGTATGTAAAGAAGTCTTTTGTTGGTAAATCATCTAATAAGTTGAGATATCTGAagataatttattaattatttacagATAGTGTCAACTTCTGCCTACAACTTTCCGGCCACAGTGGTTACATTGCGTTGGTATTTGTACGTTTGGGTTGTTACATTAGGCAAATATAGCTAACTCCTATGATTAGAAAAATGTCATGAGAGGTTGAATGGATCATAATTGCGTTGACTGCAGGAGCTTCCACACAATGCCCTCAGCTAAGTGTTGTATGATTTGTAGTATGAAGTAGTGGGGCCCTGGCTACATTGATTTCTGAGGTTATGGCAGTTGCGAGTAGTCGTGGCAGTTGTGAGTAGTCATGGTAGTTGCGAGTAGTCATGGCAGATGCGAGTAGTTATGGCAGTTGCGATTAGTCATGGCAGTTGCGAATAGTCATGCTATTTGCGAGTAGTCATGCTAGTTGCTAGTAATCATGCCAGTTGCTAGTAGTCATGTCAGTTGCAAGTAGTTAAGGCATTTGTTAGTAGTCATGGCAGTTGCCAGAAGTTGATGACGGACTAACACTACACGGTATATAAGATAGTAGAGGGATTGATACAACTTTCTATCATGATCCCATGTAAGAAACTTCTTTCATACAACGCTAAGAAATCGATGTTCCTGCACTTTATGTCGAATTTTACCTCAATAGAACTGTTTGAAGAAATGAAGCTAATAAACATTGGTCATATTACGCCGTGGCTATGTTTTAtgaaactaggtgaatgccctcGTTATACAGGTAatgaaaaacagcttataaattgGCAGGTAacgtagttgccattggctaagttgactaattagccaatggctaaattagcaaattggctgatttgagtaacttaagctggTAACTTGAGCTTGTCTAAATCTTTACAACAATAGTCGTGAAGCCAACTCGTATGATGTTATTCGTCACTCAATGctattatgcatattttaatcaatgttataagtatgtatacaattattaattagtatCATCAATTGGGcacataatgtacatgtagttgttagtACATCTGTCTGAAGACCTGGAGggtccgagttcaaatccagtggcAAGTGAATATTTTGTTCTTAAAACTtcatcactataactggacatatcgGGACGACAAacgctgagatttatatactttATGTAGGTTTTAACAATTTGAGTTGTACTTTGTAAAAATCACTATTATGTAGTGCGCAATTCTGTTTATTGGTTAGTAATTCTGctcaaaaaaatttgttttttgatAATAAAATGAATCAAAAAGGAAGCTTGCTTAAATAGATGAATGCAACATATTACTGCATTCCATATTAATACAGTATTACTTTGTTCATCAAATAGTGTACCTCTAAGTTGAAGTTGTATACCTTTGCTTTGTCATGAGCAgacaatctacatgtattttgttgaCACAAAATATACCGGTAATTATGTTCTGTAGGATGTGAACATTTTATTTTCCTTGCTTATCAATTTACAGactattttcaaaatttaatttgtaatttctTATCATGATATGTTTTCCAGTACTCAGTACACTTCTAATTTTTCCAGACTTTTCTAGAAGGTGTTAATGTGAATATTTTACTCGGCAAATAGATTGTTACCTGATTGGTTATAaatgagcaaaacttttacgctcttctgttataatattatttaactCCAGTTAACTGAAGAGTTTATCGGACCTTATCATGCTGCAGCTAGACATTAGATATGGCAGTAGGTAAGTGTATTTTAAACAACGAAAAGGCATTAAGAAAATGGAATGTAGGTCCATTGATGCTATATAAATGCCTCTCTAGATATCCTCATTATATATTCTACAGAAATACTCTGCTAGTAAATTAGTGTTTGTGTATGTGTAATCTGCCACTTGAGGTTTTCATTACTATTCATACTAGATTTGTTTTTTCAGCATTATAAATGAAGCTGTTTCAAGGTTTTATAAGTTCACGTGCAGGTTTTGACTGTGCGATgttttttttatgaatttttatttttttgcaagcAGTTCTtccttttgagcatttcttCAGTACTCAACTGGTTGCTCAAACTCTCAACTTTTGATtaaattcattttttttcaGATTTGCACTGAACTACACTAAATTGTATTTTGAACAACAAATTCTTGAAAATAAGTACAAAAAATTAAGGTTTGGAGTTGTATATCTTTTACAATAACAACTCCAGGGTTATCTTTGATTTGAAGATTAAGAATGTATTATTTTATCTACAGCAAATATTTGCACGGCATCGTCATTTCTACTTTTCAATAGTTAAATTCTTTTTGAAATAGGAATTCTTTTATGATTTTTAAACTCCTAATTTGCAGGGTTTTAAATTTGATACAGTTTGAGTTACTATCATTCATACATGAACCACTAAAATGgtgaaaactaatttttaggtgTAAAAAAGGTACACAAAAGCGGGATATGACAACAGAATTAATTAATGTGTGCACACAATTCTAAATAGTTAACGTTACACACTtgtgattattacaaataaGTTCATACTTCTAACTTTTCATTGCAACATATATTACAATAAATAGTTTAGATTACTCACTCTCAACTTCAATGGTTAACACGTTTTTTGTTTTCGTACTGAAAATGAAATTGCTAGGTTGCCATTTTTATTCATTGTTTAGTAATGCTGATTTATAGCTGAGCATCAGTGACTGAAAATGTAAAACAGTGAAACAGTTTGTTACTTGCATTCAAGATTTTGAGGTTTTAGAGaagttatgtttttattaacttaaaatctccaaaatataaaaattgcctattttatgaaaaaagaaatCTCTCAAAACATCTCTTTCATCAAATACCACATAGTCCGGAAATATTTCTTCTATCATCAAAATAAGACACATGAGCCACTCAATTGTttgaaaatattgttataatctTATATTGCTAGTGGCTGAATACTGCTGCTATTTCAGCTTTACTAATTTTCACATCCTTCTAAGAGCAAATGAAGTCAGTGCAAGAAAAACTACTGAAACCTCGATTGTACAACCGACAGTTGTATTGAAACAGGCAAAATTACTTTTTTTTTATACATGATACGTGCATCAAAGTTCATAATTTAACTGCATAAAACAAGCAGCTTTATTTGTGTAAGCTTGAttatagattttaatagctaatcAGTAAAGATCCTTAGCTCTCCTAAATGAAAATTGAATCAGcattggttttattttttattcccCATAAACCCATTAAAGAATTGGGCATTTTTAACTTAGTTTATTAATAGCAGTCTTCATCAGCCGCAGGTAAACCTGTTCCTAAGTGTTGTTCAACTATTCACTTCTAAATTGAGATTAAATGAGGTGAAATTGGATAAGCAGTTGGTATATTAAACTCATCTGTAGCTTGTTGTTTTGCTCATAGAATGGTAGCATGTTTATCTGTTTAAGTAGTGCAAACCATAAAACTTATGTTATTATTTGTCTATAATTACTACATCgcctattattgctattattattatgattatcattattatactaatGTAGAATTTTAAAACAGTGTATTCGATCATCTTGAGGTTACCATATTCCATCTTCTTTATTATGTTGTCATTTATGATCACTTAGAAGTTGTCTACTCGGACAACGAAGAGCGTAACTCTGAATAAATTGTAAATAAGCTATAAATTGCCACCATGTTTTCTAATTATTATTATCTAACAGTAGTAGATTGATGCTTTTGAGTATTTTTTTGAATAATTGAACAATAATTCATAAGCTTTAGCATACACAATGTTCAAAATCCTTACATTTCCGTGTAAGGTCAAATGAATCAAACTTCAAATGTTATCTTTAATAACAAACGCAATCTCTGTCTATAACATGGCTTGTTGTAAATTGTTGTTTATAAATATTGTTTGGCCAAATAAACAATAAGAACAATTTCTCATTTAGTCAAAGAACTTTGTTTTAGATTAAGCAACTAGAAATGAGTCAACATGCAATCGACCAACCGTAACCTTCATATTTAATACTGTTACTCTCTGCCCTGAGTGTGATTAGTCATTCCTACGCCTTTCATCCCATAGAAATGGAGCCTGAGGCTCaattttacattatatgttGAATGTTATTGTAGGAGTTGATTTGACGACATACCACAAATTTGATGAATTGACGCTGGGTGCAGGTTTGACTCATCCTCTTGTATTGTGAAACTAATCGATAGCATAAAAGAGCAGATGAGTCACTCC
The sequence above is drawn from the Watersipora subatra chromosome 5, tzWatSuba1.1, whole genome shotgun sequence genome and encodes:
- the LOC137396346 gene encoding sprouty-related, EVH1 domain-containing protein 1-like isoform X3, which produces MNDGTGPKAPAAGFRVRAQPMVKDEQAELWRPVNTHHVDPLSIVTLELCNELYDIVAHRIADSKEILRCTITPDIEYHEPTQSFHHWSTAKGSQRHGLTFSNCTAATKFRQRIQSIVGKFPPTSADITTDRCEKADNPGAKPIMKVSQRPPKRPEKPLSLLSSEEEPPETPPPRLPVRTVTPPTQFSHRLLSTHSVDAEPQPITPLLPPRLVSNLNSHPVQRSLSTMAASSAVAAHKPRQVLIIKQDRSSLSRAASQQQAMASTVARLQGKYSDYRDYELTPLPKREIRDACVGASCDSSSSAASSMCANDSVPLNTKPIPLPTKGKQLQNPSCAKGKEMPCREKLLCEVCDERFYESENVKGACRQRRGDSDRLTEACTCTPALNCCLRKCTADSNGRYSPAWQSVKVVEGRKCRRRTLFVLLAIIFPCILCYKPCQQCNKRGKKRNCWGAKHIPVRSKESLT
- the LOC137396346 gene encoding sprouty-related, EVH1 domain-containing protein 1-like isoform X1, with protein sequence MNDGTGPKAPAAGFRVRAQPMVKDEQAELWRPVNTHHVDPLSIVTLELCNELYDIVAHRIADSKEILRCTITPDIEYHEPTQSFHHWSTAKGSQRHGLTFSNCTAATKFRQRIQSIVGKFPPTSADITTDRCEKADNPGAKPIMKVSQRPPKRPEKPLSLLSSEEEPPETPPPRLPVRTVTPPTQFSHSRLLSTHSVDAEPQPITPLLPPRLVSNLNSHPVQRSLSTMAASSAVAAHKPRQVLIIKQDRSSLSRAASQQQAMASTVARLQGKYSDYRDYELTPLPKREIRDACVGASCDSSSSAASSMCANDSVPLNTKPIPLPTKGKQLQNPSCAKGKEMPCREKLLCEVCDERFYESENVKGACRQRRGDSDRLTEACTCTPALNCCLRKCTADSNGRYSPAWQSVKVVEGRKCRRRTLFVLLAIIFPCILCYKPCQQCNKRGKKRNCWGAKHIPVRSKESLT
- the LOC137396346 gene encoding sprouty-related, EVH1 domain-containing protein 1-like isoform X2 → MNDGTGPKAPAAGFRVRAQPMVKDEQAELWRPVNTHHVDPLSIVTLELCNELYDIVAHRIADSKEILRCTITPDIEYHEPTQSFHHWSTAKGSQRHGLTFSNCTAATKFRQRIQSIVGKFPPTSADITTDRCEKADNPGAKPIMKVSQRPPKRPEKPLSLLSSEEEPPETPPPRLPVRTVTPPTQFSHSRLLSTHSVDAEPQPITPLLPPRLVSNLNSHPVQRSLSTMAASSAVAAHKPRQVLIIKQDRSSLSRAASQQAMASTVARLQGKYSDYRDYELTPLPKREIRDACVGASCDSSSSAASSMCANDSVPLNTKPIPLPTKGKQLQNPSCAKGKEMPCREKLLCEVCDERFYESENVKGACRQRRGDSDRLTEACTCTPALNCCLRKCTADSNGRYSPAWQSVKVVEGRKCRRRTLFVLLAIIFPCILCYKPCQQCNKRGKKRNCWGAKHIPVRSKESLT